CTTTTTCGCGGTTTTTTAGGATGGCGTTTTTTACGAGTTGTTGCGTAATGGTGCTTCCTCCGCTGGAAAAGGAACGATGCTTGACGTTGTCCCACAGAGCCCGGGCCAATCCTCGGGGAGAGAGGCCGGGATGTCGCGGAAAGTCTTTATCCTCGGTGGCAATTAAGGCTTGGACCAAATGGGGGCTCACCTTTTCCATCTCCACCCACTTTCGATCCGCATCACTTCGCATCGCCCCGATGGATGACCCGTCGCGAAAACTGGCATGGCTGGTCTGGCTCCAGCTGTCCAGGCGCCGTTGCAATTCGGCATTGTCCAGACCTTCTCGCTTTGCTGTAGAAAAGAGGTATTCTGTCAATGTTCCAGTTCCTGCCAGGAGAAAAACCAGCAATGAGACAAGGAGAGTGGTAAACAGGCGTAACCAGGGGAAGCGTTTGTTGTTTCGGGTTCGTCTGCTCATAAGAAGTAGTGCGCGCGTGCCTCGATGGACTGCCCGCAGGCTTCCTCCTTTCAGGTGGAAATCGGGTCGATGTCGGCTGTATCAATGTCTTCCGCTTGATTTTGCCGGTGGGATTAAGGTAAGATGGGGGTATAATTTGAGCGGCCCTTTATATGGCCGCGTAAAACGGCGAAGAACAAGCCGCAGTAGCCGGGTGAACCGATCCTTCAGAGAGCTGGTGGTGGCTGCGAACCAGCGGACGACTCCCGTGTGAATTACCGCTTGGGAGCTGCCGGGTTCGATATAGGGCCCCGCCGGCCACCGGTCCGTTATCCGGTTGAGTGGGAGACCGTCTGAACGGTTTCCAACAAGGGTGGTACCGCGAGTCAACCTCGTCCCTTAGGGGGGCGAGGTTTATTTTATGGATTTTTTGCCATGAAAATAAATGGAGGCGGGTGTTAAAGGATGGGAAAAAATGGGCAAACGTCCGAAGAAACGAAACAAGAGGTAGCTCGGCAGCTGGAAGTGATCCGACGGGGGGCGGCGGAGATCATTCCGGAAGCGGATTTGGAGAAAAAAGTGCGCCGTTCGGTGGAGACGGGTCAGCCTCTAAAGGTGAAGCTGGGTCTGGACCCGTCGGCTCCCGATATTCACATCGGTCATACCGTGGTGCTGAACAAGTTGCGCCAATTTCAGGACCTTGGTCACTTCGTGCAGTTGGTGATCGGTGATTTCACCGGCCGGATCGGGGATCCGACAGGAAAGTCGGAAACCCGGAAGCAATTGACCGAAGCGGAAGTGAAGGAAAACGCTCAAACCTATGCCGATCAATTGTTTAAAATCCTGGATAGGGATAAGACGGAGATCCATTTTAACAGCCGTTGGCTCAGCCCGCTGGATTTTGCGGCAGTGGTGGATTTGGCGGCCAAAACGACAGTGGCCCGGATGTTGGAGCGGGATGACTTCTCCAAACGCTACCATGGTGGGCAGGCCATCAGTGTTCATGAGTTCTTTTATCCACTGATGCAGGGCTATGATTCTGTGGCTCTGGAAAGCGACATTGAGCTGGGCGGGACGGACCAGACGTTCAATCTGTTGATGGGACGTCAGCTGCAGGCTCAATACGGTCAAGAGGAACAGGTCATTCTGACTATGCCCCTATTGGAAGGGCTGGATGGGGTAAAAAAGATGTCCAAGAGCTTAGGGAACTACATCGGCATTAACGAACCGGCTGCTGAAATCTACGGGAAAGCGATGTCCGTCCCTGATGATCGGATGCTGAAGTACTACGAGCTGGTGACGGATCTGTCTCCGGCAGAGTTGGACCGGGTGCAGGAGGGTGTGAAGGACGGAAGTATTCACCCCCGGGACGCCAAGATGGGGCTTGCCCGACAGCTGGTGGAGATGTATCACGGGAAAGAGGCGGCACAGGAGGCGGAAGCCGGTTTTAAGCGCGTCTTTCAGCAGCGTGCCTTGCCTGAAGACATCGCACAGGTAACGATCCCTGTCGCCGACCTGAAGGATGGCCGCCTGTGGGTGATCCATCTCCTCTCCCGCCTCGGTCTGGTTGCCTCCAATGGGGAGGCCCGCCGTATGGTGAAACAAGGGGCAGTCAAGATCGACGAAGAGAAAGTGACGGATGTGGATGCTCAGATCCCGCTCACGGATGGCATGGTCGTTCAGGTGGGAAAACGAAAATTTGCCCAGGTGAAATTGGGATAACAAAAAAACCGCCCATAGGGGCGGCTTTTTTATGCAGTGTTAAAAAAAGATCGATTTTCGGTATTCTGTGATCAGAGAGAAATTGAAATAAAAAAAGACGGGCTCCCCCTCAAGATGAGAGGGAGCCCATCGCTTATCTCCGGTTCTTTCCGGTTACCGGCTGTAGTATTCAACAATTTGACGCTCGTTGATTTCGGCGGGCAGTTCATCCCGTTCCGGCAGACGGGTGTAGGTGCCTTCCAGCTTGTTAGCGTCGAAGCTCACGTACTCAGGCAAGTAGGAGCGGTCTTCCAGGGCTTCCTTGACGATGGAAAGGTTGCGGCTTTTCTCCCGCAGTCCGATCACATCGCCCACTTTTACCTGGTAGGAAGGACGGTCCAGCTTTTTGCCGTTGACGGTGATGTGGCCGTGTACCACAAGCTGACGGGCTTGGGAACGCGTCCGGGCGAAGCCGAGGCGGTACACCAGGTTGTCCAGACGGGATTCCAGGAGCTTCATGAAGTTTTCACCATGAACCCCTTTCATCTTGCCGGCTTTGTCAAACAGGGTGCGGAACTGCTTTTCGTTCATGCCATACATAAAGCGCAGTTTTTGCTTTTCCTGCAGCTGAAGTCCGTATTCGCTCAACTTCCGACGCTGGTTGGGGCCATGCACTCCCGGCGGGTAAGGCCGCTTCAGCTCTTTGCCCGTGCCGGAGAGGGAAATTCCCAAGCGACGGCTTAATTTCCAACGAGGTCCTGTATAACGTGCCATAATAAAACTTGCTCCTTTCCATGTTGCAAAAAAATGGTGCAAACAAGGTGTGGCTGGTCCGCTGCACATTGCCCGGTACGTTCCGGATAGCGGCGAAACGTCGGGCACCCGCGGGGAATGATCAGCCGCTGTCCACGCGGGGCGGGCCAGTGAGGGTGATTCCATCACCGTTCTTTGCGTGCTATCCTCAACGTTCCTTTTTGTAGGGAAGGAACAATAGGAGCCATACAGAGACATATTATATCGAAATGACAGAAGAAGTCAATCTTTCTGCCGGGATCAGGAAGATTTCGGTTGGGCTAAAAGATAGTGAATGGGCATGTTTTTGGAAGTGAATTTCTCTTCGTATTCCGTCGGGATATTACCAGCGGCAAACGGGCTGGCATACAGATCATGGGTGGATTCCACCAGTTTGTAACCCGCCTCTTCCAATTCATCCAGGGAAAATTGAAACAGGGCCTGGTTATCCGTTTTTAAGAGCAGTTCCCCGCCCGGTTTCAATACCGACTTGTATTGATGCAAAAAAGAGCGGTGTGTGAGCCGCCTTTTGGTATGCCTTTTTTTGGGCCAGGGATCGCTGAAGTGAAGGTAGATTCGATCCACTTCTCCGGCTGCGAAACAATCGGGTAATTGTTTGACATCCATCCATAGGAAACGAAGATTGTCAACGAGCAGTTCTTCCGACTTATTCAAAGCCTGAAGAAGGATTTCTTCGATCCGCTCCACCCCGATCCAGTTAATATCCGGCTGCTCCTGGCACACCCGGGATAAGAAGCGGCCTTTTCCGGTACCCAATTCCAAGTAAAGGGGGTGTTCGTTTCGAAAAACGACAGAACGCCATTTTCCCTTGTACTTTTGCGGATCGTTCACCACTCGGGCGTGCTCCCGCACCATTTGTTTTGCATAAGGCTTCCGTCTCAATCGCATGGGGTCTCCTCTTTCGTCTGAAAATACTTCCCAATCAACGGGAATAGTCACCGATCTGTCCGTATGAATTTTACTTCAGACGATAAATCAAGTCCAATCGAACCGTTACACCAAATGGAGTAAAAAAATAGAAAAAGAAGTCGGGAAGACAGGTGAAAAACAATTAGTGCAACCGGTTGCATTCAATGGTACAATCAAACCAACCCTTGACGAAACCGCCAGGCAGGAAAAGGATTTTCCTGCCGGCGTGAAGAAGCCGTCCGAGGGGATGGCTTCCGATTACGAACGAGGAATGCCCGTGGCTGCTTTTCATTACGGTTTTTTGACCGCTGAAAAAACAGCTGTTTACTCCAATCCCAATCGGGCCAAATCTGCTTTGCCGGCGTAGGAGGCGATGGCTCCGTATCCGGTGGTAGAGTGGGTGGCGATCCGGACGGCGAAACGGAGATTTTCTTCCACCCAGGAGTGTTGATTGCACCACTGTGCCAGTTTTTGGGGAGTGACGTTTTGTTCCGACAAACGGAACAGCATGGCACCGGCCAGGGAATCACCGGCGCCGGTGGGATCGACGGAGTGGGCAGCGGGAGCTTGCACCATACCTGTTCCTTCAGAGGTAACAAAGAGACATCCTTGGGAACCCAGGGTGAAGATTAACAACTGGTTTTCATATTGTTCCAGGAAGCGGCGGCCGATTGCTTCCACGTCATCCGAGCGGGTGTCCATCAGTTCCATCAATTCGCTTCGACTCACCTTGACGAGATGAGCCGAAGGAAGCAGGGACCTGATTTCCGCTTTGGCCGCGTCAAGGCTGGGCCACAGCGGAGGGCGGATATTGGGGTCGAAACTGATCAATAAGCCGTGGCGTCGGGCGGTGTCCACAGCGCGACGGGTGGCCGATCGTACCGGATCGCTGCTGAGGGAGACGGAACAAAAATGGAAGATACCGGGATTGGTCAGTGATTCGCCGGGTACTTCTTCCGGCTGCAACAGCTGATCGGCTGCCGGGTCCCGGTAAAAAGTAAAGGGGTTCTCGTCTTCCTCCACTTGGGAAACAAAGGCCAAGGATGTACGGGCTTCCCCGGTTTGCAGGACGTGAGTGGTATCCACACCGCTGTCTTTCAACACACGGATGAGGAAATCGCCGAAAGAGTCGTTCCCGATTTTTCCAATGAAGCGGGCGTCACCGCCTAATCGTGCCGCCTGGGCGGCTACATTGGCCGGTGCACCACCTGCTTGACGGGAAAAGGTGGCGGCTTCTGTCAAGGGTACGTCCCGATCTGTCGGGATAAAATCGATCAGGGCTTCCCCCAGAGTAAATAAGGGAATCATGGAGTAATCCTCCTTGCTTCGTCCAAAGTGAGTAAAAAATGTCTTGCAATGATGGGGAAAATTCTTTATCCTCATAGTAGGAAAACGTTTTCCTTTTGTAAAGCAATTTACAACCGGACGATCTGGGTGCTGCCCGTTTATATTGGTTCATGATTGATAACGGTTTCAATCCTTTTTGGAAGCGAAGAAGGAGGCGGATTGATGAAGCTGGGCGTATTCACCGTACTATTTTCAGAAAAGCCGTTTGAAGAGATGCTGGATCATGTAAAAGCCGCCGGGTTGGATGCAGTTGAGCTGGGGAGCGGGGCCTACCCGGGAACCGCTCATTGTGATCCTGTCGTGTTACTGGAAGATAACGCAAAATTGAAAGCGTTTCAACGGGCGGTAACAGACCGCGGCTTGGAGATCAGCGGGCTCAGCTGCCATGGGAACCCCTTGACGCCGGAACCCTCCTTTGCTAAAGCTTCCCACGAAGCGTTTGTACAGACAGTGCGGCTGGCGGAAAAGCTGGAGGTGCCGGTGGTCAATTGTTTTTCCGGAACGCCGGGAGACCACGAAGGGGCGAAGTACCCCAACTGGCCGGTGGCTCCCTGGCCCAATGAATACCGTGAGGTGCTCGATTGGCAGTGGAATGAGAAAATGATTCCCTACTGGAAAGAGTGGGGCCGCTTTGCCGCTGATCATGGTGTGAAAGTAGCATTAGAACTTCATGGTGGATTCTCGGTTCACACGCCTGCGACGATGTTGCGGCTGCGAGAAGCGGTGGGGGAAGTGATGGGAGCCAACTTGGATCCCAGTCATCTCTGGTGGCAAGGAATCGACCCGGTGGCCGCCATCAAAATCCTGGGCCGTGAAGGGGCCATCCATCATTTCCACGCCAAGGACACATATATCGACCAAGAACAGGTTAATATGCACGGTTTGACGGATATGCAATCCTACGCCAACTTGCAAGATCGCGCCTGGCTCTTCCGGACGGTCGGGTACGGTCACGACATGAAAACGTGGGCCGATATCATCAGTGCCTTGCGGTTGGTCGGGTACGACCATGTCGTCAGCATCGAACACGAAGACGCCCTGATGTCGATCGAGGAAGGCTTTGCCAAAGCAGTGGCCAACTTGAAGACGGTAATCACCAAAGAGAGCCTGACCGATATGTGGTGGGTCTAAACCCGGATAGGAGGCCAAAAGATGGCAGTAAAAGTGGGTATCATCGGATGTGGAAGTATCAGCATTCACCGCCATATTCCTGAATATTTCAAACACCCTGACGCGCAGTTGGTTGCTTTCTGCGACACAGATGAACAGCGTGCCCAGGCGGCTGCCCTGGAATACGGGGGCGAAGTGTACACCGATTGGCGAGAGATGCTGGACCAGGCTGAGCTGGACGCGGTGAGCGTCTGTACGCCTAATGCGGATCATGCTCCGATTTCGATGGGTGCTTTGCGGGCGAAAAAGCATGTATTATGCGAAAAGCCGATGGCTACTTCGATGGATGACGCGAGGGTGATGGTGAAAGCGGCGGACAAAAACGGAGTACAGTTGATGATCGGCCACAACCAGCGATTGATGTCTCCCCACAGAAAGGCGAAGGAAATTCTGCAAGGCGGAAGCCTGGGGCGGGTGCTGACGTTTCGAACGGCATTTGGTCATGGGGGGCCGGAAAGTTGGAGTGCGGAAGGGAAAAACACTTGGTTCTTCCGAAAAGACCAGGCGGTGATCGGAGCCCTGGGTGACTTGGGTGTCCATAAGGTGGATCTGCTTCGTTGGCTGCTGGATGATGACATCGTGGAAGTGGGTGCTTTGACAGGTACGCTGGAAAAGCATGCAGATGTGGACGACAACGCCGTCATGCTGCTGCGGACCAGAGGAGGCGCATTTGGGACGTTGGCAGCCAGTTGGACCCATCATCCCGGTGAAGACAACAGCACGGTATTGTACTGCGAAAAAGGCCATATCCGGATTGTTGAGGACCCGGTTTACCAGGTGGTCGTCCATCGCGGGGATGGTTCGGTGGAAAAACATGAGTTGGGCGGAATCGCCACCAACGAAGAAGGCGGCCAAACAGACAGCGGAGTAATCGCCTCCTTTGTTGACGCCATTACCAGCGGTGCACCCAACCCGATTCCGGGGGAAGAGGGAATGAAATCCCTGGAAGTCGTTCTGGCGGCTGTAAAGGCGGCCGAGACGAAATCAATCGTTTCTCTTTGATAGACGGAGTCGATGGGATCAAAGGAGAGCCTGAAGATGAGACAAACGGAGTGGAGACTGGGTATGATCGGTGCCGGCAGCATATCAGAGGCCCATATGAAAGCGATGGGGCAGGAGCGGCGTGTACGGCTTTGCGCGGTTGCAGACCTCCATGAGGAGGCGGCCCGCAAGCGTGCCGAAAGCTATGGATGTTCCACTGTCTATCGAGATTATCGAAAGATGCTGGAACAGGAGCAGCTGGACGCAGTGGTCCTGTGTCTGCCCAACCATCTGCATGAACAAGTAGCCGTACAGGCCATGGATGCCGGTTGCCATGTGTTGTGCGAAAAGCCGCTTTCCACCGATGCCGCTTCCGCCCGGCGAATGGAGAGGCATGCACGCTTTACAGGAAGAACCCTGATGGTGGCGCAAAACAACCGTTTTCGAGCAGACTCCCGGCTGTTGAAACATCTGATCACTCATCAACGGCTGGGTGAAGTGTACCATGCCAAAGCGGGCTGGATCCGACGCAATGGAATTCCCGGTTGGGGAAGTTGGTTCACCAACCGGGAGCAAGCCGGAGGCGGACCCTTGATTGATATCGGTGTTCATATGTTGGATCTGACGCTGTGGCTGTTGAATTTTCCCCGGCCCGTCTCTGTTTTCGGACAAACCTATAATCGTTTTGGCCCCAGCAAGAAAGGCCAGTCGTCCTGGGGTACGGTCGTGAAAGAGGGACGGTTTGACGTGGAAGATTCGGCAGTGGCGCTCATCCGTTTTGAGAGTGGTTTGACCCTTGCTCTGGATGCCAGCTGGGCTTCCCATATCGCCGAGGATCGGGCTTATGTGGACTTGTGGGGGGGAGAGGGAGGGGCGGCTCTCGATTTGAATCGCCACCATCTGCGACTCTTCCACGAAGAAGCAGGGGTGCCGGTGGACTCGGAGATGACACCGCCTCCGCAGGATGACCGCTCCACCCTTTTATCCCATTGGATCGGGGTGATGGAAGGCATCGAAGAACCGATCTGCACGGCGGAACAAGGCATCGAGGTGTTGCGCATTCTGGACGCCATCTACGAATCTTCCCGAACGGGGCAGCTGGTCCGCTTGGATTAAGGCCTGTGTGATGATTCGATTTTTTCGTTGATAAATGAGGAGGATCCCCGTATCGAGATTGATCAGCCCCCCATCCTTGAAGGAGGTGATCCACCCCCCTCAATTCAACAGTGCGTAGCGTGTCTTGCCTAGGTTGCGAAAAAACAGCATGAGGAGGAAAACAAAATGAGGACCTGGAAAAAGATCATGTCGGTCGGACTGGCCGCCACCCTGGTTTTTTCCTTGGCGGCTTGCGGCCAGGGAGCCGATGAAGGAGCCGGGGATGGTGAACAGGTGACCATCACCTACGCCCGCGGCAAAGATACAACCGGTGCCACGGAAAAAATCATCGAAGCGTTTGAAAAGCAAAATCCCAACATCAAAGTGGAATTTAAAGAGATGCCCGCAGACACCGGGGTAAGCCATGATCAATACGTGACCATGTTCAGCGGCGGATCCGATGAAATTGACGTCTTCGATTTGGATGTGATCTGGCCCGCTGAATTCGCCCAAGGCGGGTATCTGCAGCCGCTGGATCGATTCATCGAAAAAGACGGGATCAGCATGGATGAATACGTGAAAGGGTCAGTTGATGCCGGGAACTACAACGGCCGTCAATGGGCGATGCCCAAGTTCCTGGATGCAGGCCTGTTGTACTATCGGACCGATCTGGTGGACTCTCCCCCGGAAACCTGGGATGACCTGATTAAGCAGGCGAAAGAGCTGAAAGGGGAAGGCGGCACCAAATACGGATATTTGATGCAAGGAAAACAGTACGAGGGCTTGGTCTGCAACTTCATTGAATTTATCGGTTCTTACGGCGGGGAAGTGCTGGATCAGGAAGGGAACGTGGCCATTAACAGCCCGGAAACCATCAAGGGGCTGGAAAAGATGATGGAGATTGCCCAGTCAGACTTTGTCCCCGGTAATGTAACTGCCCTGACCGAAGTGGAGACCGATGCCATCTACGGAGAAGGGGAAGCCGTATTTGATCGGCAATGGCCGTACCACTACGCCGTTATGAATGAAGAAGGGTCCAAGGTGAAAGGGAAAGTGGACATTGCACCCCTTCCAAAAGGGGATGCCGGCAGCGCCTCCACGTTGGGTGGATGGGTCTCCGGGATTAACGCCAATTCCAAACACAAGCAGGAAGCGTGGGAATTCCTCAAATTTATGAATGGTCCGGAAGGGCAGAAGATTTCCGCCATCGAGGGAGGCTTGGCTCCGACGCTGCTGTCCCTCTATGAAGATGATGAAGTGAAAGCGGCCAGCCCGCTCTTTGACAGCGATGAGTATGTGGAAGGAATTAGCAGTGCCATCTCCCGTCCGGTTTCTCCTGAGTATCCCAAGATCTCCGACATCATTCAATCGGAAGTCTCCAGTGCCATTGCCGGCAAGCAATCCGCCGAGAAGGCCGTGAAAAACATGGAGAAGAAGCTGAAGGATGTTGTCGAGTGAACGGGTGGACTAAAAATCGGAGTGGAAGCCCTATGGCTTCCGCTCCCCCCTTTCAAGGGGTCAACCATCTTTTTGGAGAAACGTGGGGGAATGCATCATGAGAAAAGGTCTCTCCGAGCGCAACCTGGGATATCTGTTAATTCTCCCCGCGTTGCTGCTTATTCTGGTGATAGCGATTTATCCTGTAGCCCGCTCTTTTTATTTGAGTTTATATGATATCCGTTTGAATGATCCGACCAAATTGGAGCCCCACAGCAGTTATGCGATTGATGTGGAGCGGTATACAGACAACCAATTGTTGCTCGCCTCTGTCATGGACCAGGAAATTGCCCAGACGGAAGGGGAAGTCGAGCAGAGGCTATCGGAGCTTCGAGCGGATTTGGATAACGTACAGACGGTTCTGGAAGAAGATCCCGCGTTCCAAGAGCGGTTTGCGGAAGTGGACAATCTGCTTCTGGAAGGCGAAGAAGTTCCACCGGAACTGAAACGTTATACCATCCAAGGCGATCAGGCGGATACCGTGGTGGCCAAGATCAAGGAAATCAACGGCGGATTGGTCGATCTCAACCGCCAAGGGTTTTTAGACCAGGGTGACCGAGTGGTGGGGCTTTCCAACGGCCTTGCGGAAACGATCATTGAGCCGAACTTTGTCGGCCTTCACTATTACAAGAAGTATTTGCAGGATGGACGCATGTGGGCTTCCCTCAACAATACCCTGATTTTCACCGTCATATCCGTTACATTGGAATTGATATTGGGGCTATGGATTGCTATGGTGATCAATCGGGAGTTTTTCGGACGGGGGGCAGTCCGGGCGGCGGTTCTCATCCCGTGGGCTTTGCCGACGGCGGTTGCCGCAATGATGTGGAAATTCCTCTTTGACGGCCAAAACGGGATAATGGCCAAGATATTTGAATCCATTGGTCTGATTCCGGATATGGGAGTCTTATTGACCACCAAGTTCTGGTCGATGTTTGCCGTCATATTCGCCGATGTTTGGAAAACCACTCCTTTTATGGCTCTGCTGATTCTGGCCGGTTTGCAGACGATTCCCCGCAATTTGTATGAAGCGGCAGAAGTAGATGGGGCTTCCAAGGTACAGCAGTTTTTCCGGATCACCCTGCCGATGTTGCGTACGACGATTTTGGTGGCGCTGCTCTTCCGCACATTGGATGCCTTCCGGGTGTTTGACTTAATCTATGTCCTCACTGGAGGGGGACCCGCCAATGCGACCGAAACCATCTCCGTTTACGCCTACAAAACGATGTTTAGCCAGTTGAATTTTGGAGCGGGCTCCGCTCTGGCAGTAATCGTATTCTTCTGTGTGGCCTTAATCAGCATCCTCTTTGTACGGCTTCTCGGACGAGACCTGATCAGCGATGGAAGGTGAGAATCCATGAACAAAAAAGCAGGACCGTTATTTTACCTTTTCCTGGCTGGTTTTTTGGTGGTGGTGTTGTTTCCCTTCATCTGGCAGGCACTGACCGCCCTGAAACCGCCGGGAGAATTGTTTGGCGCCAGCGCCTTTAAACCCTTTCCGGATAACCCGACCTTGAACAATTTCAGCAGTGTGTTCACCCAGCGTCCATTCGCTTCCTATCTGCTGAACAGCACTATCGTGGCGTTGTTGACTACTGTGTACTGTGTGTTTATCGCATCCATCGCGGCTTATGCTATCGCCCGGTTGAGATTTTGGGGCAAAAGTGTGGTCCTGGGGGTCGTGCTGGCGGTTTCCATGTTTCCGCAGATCGCCACCATCTCTCCCATCTTTATGTTTATGCAGGATGTGGGACTAACCAACAGTTATCTGGGTCTGATCATTCCCTATACCACCTTCGCATTGCCGTTGGCATTGTGGAATTTGACGGTCTTTTTCCGCAAGATTCCCTTTGATCTGGAGGAAGCAGCTAAAATGGACGGGGCGTCCACCATGCAAACATTTTGGAAAGTAATCTTTCCGTTGGCTATTCCGGGGACCTTCACCACGGCCATTTTGGTGTTTATCGCAGCTTGGAACGAGTTTTTCTTCGCTTTGACCATCAACACGGATGAAGCGATGAAAACGGTGCCGGTAGGGATCGCGATGTTCCAGGGACGCTTCACCATTCCATGGGCAGAGATTTCGGCAGCGTCCGTAATCGTGACCATTCCATTGGTGATTATGGTCCTCGTCTTCCAGCGCCGGATTGTATCCGGATTGACAGCGGGTGCAGTCAAAGAGTAAAAAAGAAAATCGGGTGATGAACGATGGCGGTTACCATACGTGAAGTGGCAAAGCGGGCAGGCGTCTCCATTGCAACGGTATCCCGGGTGCTCAACGGATCCAAACCGGTAAGCGACCGCCTAAAACAACGGATCCTTGAAGCAGTGGAAGAGACGGGATATCGTCCCAACGCCGTGGCGAGAAGTATGATCCAAAAGAAAACGGGTCTGATTGGTGTCATTGTGCCGGAAATCGCCAATCCCTATTTTTCCGGGTTGGTGGAAGGGATCGAAGCGGTCGCCAATGAATGGTCATACTATCTCATGTTAGCGATCTCCGAAAAAAACGCCCAACGCGAGTTGGAGTTGCTCCGTATCTACCAGTCCAGGCAAATGGATGGGATCTTGTGGG
The Desmospora profundinema genome window above contains:
- a CDS encoding carbohydrate ABC transporter permease; this translates as MRKGLSERNLGYLLILPALLLILVIAIYPVARSFYLSLYDIRLNDPTKLEPHSSYAIDVERYTDNQLLLASVMDQEIAQTEGEVEQRLSELRADLDNVQTVLEEDPAFQERFAEVDNLLLEGEEVPPELKRYTIQGDQADTVVAKIKEINGGLVDLNRQGFLDQGDRVVGLSNGLAETIIEPNFVGLHYYKKYLQDGRMWASLNNTLIFTVISVTLELILGLWIAMVINREFFGRGAVRAAVLIPWALPTAVAAMMWKFLFDGQNGIMAKIFESIGLIPDMGVLLTTKFWSMFAVIFADVWKTTPFMALLILAGLQTIPRNLYEAAEVDGASKVQQFFRITLPMLRTTILVALLFRTLDAFRVFDLIYVLTGGGPANATETISVYAYKTMFSQLNFGAGSALAVIVFFCVALISILFVRLLGRDLISDGR
- a CDS encoding carbohydrate ABC transporter permease, with the protein product MNKKAGPLFYLFLAGFLVVVLFPFIWQALTALKPPGELFGASAFKPFPDNPTLNNFSSVFTQRPFASYLLNSTIVALLTTVYCVFIASIAAYAIARLRFWGKSVVLGVVLAVSMFPQIATISPIFMFMQDVGLTNSYLGLIIPYTTFALPLALWNLTVFFRKIPFDLEEAAKMDGASTMQTFWKVIFPLAIPGTFTTAILVFIAAWNEFFFALTINTDEAMKTVPVGIAMFQGRFTIPWAEISAASVIVTIPLVIMVLVFQRRIVSGLTAGAVKE